Proteins found in one Microtus pennsylvanicus isolate mMicPen1 chromosome 14, mMicPen1.hap1, whole genome shotgun sequence genomic segment:
- the Entpd5 gene encoding nucleoside diphosphate phosphatase ENTPD5 isoform X2: MATSWDAVFFMLMIACVGSTVFYREQQTWFEGVFLSSMCPINVSASTFYGIMFDAGSTGTRIHVYTFVQKTAGQLPFLEGEIFESVKPGLSAFADQPKQGAETVQELLDLAKDSIPKSHWKRTPVVLKATAGLRLLPEQKAQALLWEVEEIFKKSPFLVPDDSVSIMDGSDEGILAWVTVNFLTGQLHGHGQDTVGTLDLGGASTQITFLPQFAKTLEQTPRGYLTSFEMFNSTFKLYTHSYLGFGLKAARLATLGALETEGTDGHTFRSACLPRWLEAEWIFGGVKYQYGGNQEGEMGFEPCYAEVLRVVRGKLHQPEEIRGSSFYAFSYYYDRAADTHLIDYEKGGVLKVEDFERKAREVCDNLESFTSGSPFLCMDLSYITALLKDGFGFADDTLLKLTKKVNNIETGWALGATFHLLQSLGISS; encoded by the exons ATGGCCACTTCTTGGGACGCTGTCTTTTTCATGCTGATGATAGCCTGTGTTGGCAGCACTGTCTTCTACAGAGAACAGCAGACTTGGTTCGAGGGTGTCTTCTTGTCTTCCATGTGCCCCATTAATGTCAGTGCCAGCACCTTTTATGGAATTATGTTTGATGCAGGCAGCACTGGAACTCGAATTCATGTTTACACTTTTGTGCAGAAAACAGCAG GACAGCTTCCCTTTCTGGAAGGTGAGATTTTTGAGTCTGTGAAGCCAGGACTCTCTGCTTTTGCAGATCAACCCAAGCAG GGCGCTGAGACTGTTCAAGAACTCTTGGATTTGGCCAAAGACTCAATCCCGAAAAGTCACTGGAAAAGGACCCCAGTGGTTCTGAAAGCAACAGCTGGACTGCGTTTACTGCCAGAACAGAAAGCCCAAGCTCTGCTCTGGGAG GTAGAGGAGATCTTCAAGAAGTCACCTTTCCTGGTCCCAGATGACAGCGTTAGCATCATGGATGGGTCTGATGAAG gCATATTAGCTTGGGTTACTGTGAACTTTCTAACAG GTCAACTGCATGGCCATGGCCAGGATACTGTGGGGACCCTTGACCTGGGGGGTGCCTCCACCCAAATCACGTTTCTACCCCAGTTTGCG AAAACCCTGGAACAAACGCCTAGGGGCTACCTCACTTCCTTTGAGATGTTTAACAGCACTTTTAAGCTCTATACACATAG TTACCTGGGATTTGGATTGAAAGCTGCAAGACTGGCAACGCTGGGAGCCCTGGAAACAGAAG GAACTGATGGACATACATTTCGAAGTGCCTGTTTACCAAGATGGTTGGAAGCAGAGTGGATCTTTGGGGGTGTGAAATATCAGTATGGTGGCAACCAAGAAG GGGAGATGGGCTTTGAGCCCTGCTATGCAGAAGTCCTGAGGGTAGTGAGAGGAAAACTTCATCAGCCGGAAGAGATTCGGGGAAGCTCCTTTTACGCTTTCTCCTACTACTATGATCGAGCTGCCGACACACACTTGATTG ATTATGAAAAGGGCGGTGTTTTAAAAGTTGAAGATTTTGAAAGAAAAGCCAGGGAAG TGTGTGATAACTTGGAGAGCTTCACCTCAGGCAGTCCTTTCCTATGCATGGATCTCAGTTACATCACAGCTTTATTAAAAGATGGCTTTGGCTTTGCAGATGATACCCTCTTAAAG CTCACAAAGAAAGTGAACAACATAGAGACGGGCTGGGCCCTGGGGGCCACCTTTCACCTGCTGCAGTCTCTTGGCATCTCCAGCTGA
- the Entpd5 gene encoding nucleoside diphosphate phosphatase ENTPD5 isoform X1: MTLPLQECEQPCFSNKASGPHLGKNMATSWDAVFFMLMIACVGSTVFYREQQTWFEGVFLSSMCPINVSASTFYGIMFDAGSTGTRIHVYTFVQKTAGQLPFLEGEIFESVKPGLSAFADQPKQGAETVQELLDLAKDSIPKSHWKRTPVVLKATAGLRLLPEQKAQALLWEVEEIFKKSPFLVPDDSVSIMDGSDEGILAWVTVNFLTGQLHGHGQDTVGTLDLGGASTQITFLPQFAKTLEQTPRGYLTSFEMFNSTFKLYTHSYLGFGLKAARLATLGALETEGTDGHTFRSACLPRWLEAEWIFGGVKYQYGGNQEGEMGFEPCYAEVLRVVRGKLHQPEEIRGSSFYAFSYYYDRAADTHLIDYEKGGVLKVEDFERKAREVCDNLESFTSGSPFLCMDLSYITALLKDGFGFADDTLLKLTKKVNNIETGWALGATFHLLQSLGISS; the protein is encoded by the exons CCCCTACAGGAGTGTGAACAGCCTTGCTTCAGCAACAAAGCCTCAGGTCCACATCTTGGGAAGAATATGGCCACTTCTTGGGACGCTGTCTTTTTCATGCTGATGATAGCCTGTGTTGGCAGCACTGTCTTCTACAGAGAACAGCAGACTTGGTTCGAGGGTGTCTTCTTGTCTTCCATGTGCCCCATTAATGTCAGTGCCAGCACCTTTTATGGAATTATGTTTGATGCAGGCAGCACTGGAACTCGAATTCATGTTTACACTTTTGTGCAGAAAACAGCAG GACAGCTTCCCTTTCTGGAAGGTGAGATTTTTGAGTCTGTGAAGCCAGGACTCTCTGCTTTTGCAGATCAACCCAAGCAG GGCGCTGAGACTGTTCAAGAACTCTTGGATTTGGCCAAAGACTCAATCCCGAAAAGTCACTGGAAAAGGACCCCAGTGGTTCTGAAAGCAACAGCTGGACTGCGTTTACTGCCAGAACAGAAAGCCCAAGCTCTGCTCTGGGAG GTAGAGGAGATCTTCAAGAAGTCACCTTTCCTGGTCCCAGATGACAGCGTTAGCATCATGGATGGGTCTGATGAAG gCATATTAGCTTGGGTTACTGTGAACTTTCTAACAG GTCAACTGCATGGCCATGGCCAGGATACTGTGGGGACCCTTGACCTGGGGGGTGCCTCCACCCAAATCACGTTTCTACCCCAGTTTGCG AAAACCCTGGAACAAACGCCTAGGGGCTACCTCACTTCCTTTGAGATGTTTAACAGCACTTTTAAGCTCTATACACATAG TTACCTGGGATTTGGATTGAAAGCTGCAAGACTGGCAACGCTGGGAGCCCTGGAAACAGAAG GAACTGATGGACATACATTTCGAAGTGCCTGTTTACCAAGATGGTTGGAAGCAGAGTGGATCTTTGGGGGTGTGAAATATCAGTATGGTGGCAACCAAGAAG GGGAGATGGGCTTTGAGCCCTGCTATGCAGAAGTCCTGAGGGTAGTGAGAGGAAAACTTCATCAGCCGGAAGAGATTCGGGGAAGCTCCTTTTACGCTTTCTCCTACTACTATGATCGAGCTGCCGACACACACTTGATTG ATTATGAAAAGGGCGGTGTTTTAAAAGTTGAAGATTTTGAAAGAAAAGCCAGGGAAG TGTGTGATAACTTGGAGAGCTTCACCTCAGGCAGTCCTTTCCTATGCATGGATCTCAGTTACATCACAGCTTTATTAAAAGATGGCTTTGGCTTTGCAGATGATACCCTCTTAAAG CTCACAAAGAAAGTGAACAACATAGAGACGGGCTGGGCCCTGGGGGCCACCTTTCACCTGCTGCAGTCTCTTGGCATCTCCAGCTGA
- the Coq6 gene encoding ubiquinone biosynthesis monooxygenase COQ6, mitochondrial isoform X2 — MRCKAFRRMQVWDSCSEALIMFDRDNLDDMGYIVENDVIMCALTKQLEAVADRVRVLYRSKAVDYAWPAPFSMTDSSPWVHITLGDGSTLQTKLLIGADGHNSGVRRAAGIQNVSWTYDQSAVVATLHLSEATENNVAWQRFLPSGPIALLPLSDTLSSLVWSTSHDHAAELVSMDEEEFVDAINSAFWSDANHTDFVDSASTMLHYVVSLLKPTRVSARQLPPSIAKVDAKSRALFPLGLGHAAEYVRPRVALIGDAAHRVHPLAGQGVNMGFGDISSLLRHLSTAAFNGKDLGSMSHLTGYETDRQRHNTALLAATDLLKRLYSTSATPLVLLRTWGLQATNAVSPLKEQIMAFASK; from the exons GTGTGGGACTCCTGCTCAGAGGCCTTGATCATGTTCGATAGGGATAACTTAGATGACATGGGCTACATAGTGGAGAATGACGTCATCATGTGTGCTCTCACCAAGCAGCTGGAGGCTGTGGCAG ACCGTGTGAGGGTTCTCTACAGGAGCAAAGCTGTTGACTATGCCTGGCCTGCCCCGTTTTCCATGACAGACTCCAGCCCTTGGGTCCATATTACCCTAGGTGATGGCAGCACCCTCCAGACCAAACTGTTG ATTGGTGCTGATGGGCACAACTCAGGAGTAAGACGAGCTGCTGGGATCCAGAATGTTAGCTGGACCTATGACCAGTCTGCTGTGGTGGCCACTCTGCATTTATCAGAG GCCACAGAAAACAACGTAGCCTGGCAAAGATTTCTCCCTTCAGGGCCTATTGCTCTGCTCCCG CTCTCAGATACCTTGAGTTCCTTGGTTTGGTCCACATCCCATGATCATGCCGCAGAGCTGGTCAGCATGGATGAGGAAGAGTTTGTGGATGCCATCAACTCTGCCTTT TGGAGTGATGCTAACCACACAGACTTCGTCGATTCGGCCAGCACCATGTTGCACTATGTCGTCAGCCTCCTGAAGCCCACTAGGGTCTCAGCTCGTCAGTTGCCCCCAAGTATAGCCAAGGTGGATGCTAAAAGCAGAGCCCTATTTCCTCTGGGACTGGGACATGCTGCTGAGTACGTCCGGCCTCGGGTGGCACTCATCGG TGATGCAGCCCACAGAGTCCATCCACTTGCAGGACAAGGTGTCAACATGGGCTTCGGGGATATTTCCAGCTTGCTTCGTCATCTCAGTACAGCGGCCTTCAATGGGAAGGACTTAG GTTCCATGAGCCACCTCACAGGCTATGAAACAGACAGGCAGCGTCACAATACTGCTCTTCTGGCTGCCACTGACCTGTTGAAAAGGCTCTATTCAACCAGTGCCACTCCACTGGTGCTGCTCAGGACATGGGGCTTGCAGGCAACTAACGCAGTGTCTCCTCTCAAA gAACAGATAATGGCCTTTGCCAGCAAGTGA